From the Verrucomicrobiia bacterium genome, one window contains:
- a CDS encoding glycoside hydrolase family 97 N-terminal domain-containing protein: MQETFPTRCVRRNETAFFGTLRQPSFWFAAAMLAIVTPALTAQEVASPGRNVVANVALTNGALTYDVRLRGKTFLEPSPLGLETSIGSFASGLALAGSEIRSLDEAYELPHGKVRRVHYKANELTSRFTNAQNDSLEVIFRVSDRDVAFAYRISSSRKRRVVIQRELTGFKLPSTATAFVTPQVRWGGGFAASKPSYEEAYMMEVAVGTKSRTTLGFTFPALFRNADAGWMLISETGVSSGYAGTRLSDPTSDGLYSVAFPDAAENGGVGDATVSGALPLLTSWKTITVGETLAPIVETTVATDVVKPLYEPSQVYRPGRATWSWLLWQDPSMNVADQQRFIKLAADLG, encoded by the coding sequence ATGCAAGAGACATTTCCAACCCGCTGCGTGCGGCGCAATGAAACGGCTTTCTTCGGAACCCTTCGTCAACCCAGCTTCTGGTTTGCGGCCGCAATGCTGGCAATCGTCACCCCAGCATTGACGGCGCAGGAAGTCGCAAGCCCGGGCCGGAATGTGGTGGCAAATGTTGCGCTCACCAACGGTGCCCTCACGTATGACGTCCGCCTGCGCGGCAAAACGTTTCTCGAACCCTCGCCGCTTGGACTGGAAACAAGCATTGGCAGTTTTGCATCGGGCCTGGCGTTGGCCGGGTCAGAGATCAGGTCGCTGGATGAAGCCTATGAACTGCCACACGGGAAAGTCAGGCGCGTGCACTACAAGGCAAACGAGCTGACGAGTCGTTTCACGAATGCGCAGAACGATTCATTGGAAGTGATTTTCCGCGTCAGTGACCGGGACGTCGCCTTTGCGTATCGGATTTCGTCCTCGCGCAAACGACGGGTTGTGATTCAGCGCGAGCTCACCGGTTTCAAATTGCCTTCCACCGCCACCGCATTTGTCACGCCTCAGGTGCGATGGGGCGGGGGATTCGCCGCTTCCAAGCCGAGTTACGAAGAGGCGTATATGATGGAGGTGGCGGTTGGCACGAAGTCGCGGACGACGCTTGGCTTCACGTTTCCAGCGCTCTTTCGGAATGCCGACGCAGGCTGGATGCTGATTTCAGAAACGGGAGTTTCATCCGGTTACGCGGGAACGCGATTGAGTGACCCAACGTCCGACGGCCTTTATTCCGTCGCATTTCCAGATGCTGCGGAGAATGGCGGGGTGGGAGACGCGACGGTTTCCGGCGCGTTGCCGTTGCTGACTTCCTGGAAGACAATCACGGTTGGAGAAACGCTTGCCCCGATTGTTGAAACCACGGTGGCCACCGACGTCGTGAAGCCGCTGTATGAACCATCGCAGGTCTATCGGCCGGGCCGCGCCACCTGGAGCTGGCTCTTGTGGCAGGATCCAAGCATGAACGTCGCGGATCAGCAACGATTCATCAAACTCGCTGCTGACCTCGGCTAG
- a CDS encoding alpha/beta hydrolase-fold protein produces MKPNSGASKYHVLTAVLCVIGMATASGQQANVNLDHNPQKNTENLVPFSAPLNSPDVRDDRTVTFRLRAPTAKEVRLAGVAVLTGIGTNQPVPFTKGDDGIWTLTIGPLRPDMYAYHLSVDGVQMADPNNTYAAFTAMPPYSQLIVHGSGPAYYDARNVPHGNVTRHVYRSEVTRGERELYVYTPPGYDRTNTYPVLYLVGGSGELPSNWIYDGRVNFIMDNLLAEKKALPMVIVIPNNQVVHRNHRQHAELTFKTFEAELRQHVIPLAEREYSIRRDPKGRALSGLSMGGRHAMFVGFNSLDLFASFGVLSAGDMEAEKSLATFLNDADANRKIDYLFVGEGSLEAEGRFGARVAALVKALKSHGIEHEYYAGGHGGHDWATWRHLLYHRFLPNLWRTE; encoded by the coding sequence ATGAAACCAAACTCTGGCGCATCGAAGTACCACGTTCTCACCGCCGTTCTGTGTGTTATCGGAATGGCAACGGCATCCGGGCAGCAGGCCAATGTGAACCTTGACCATAACCCGCAGAAGAACACGGAAAACCTGGTTCCATTCAGTGCGCCGCTGAATTCTCCCGATGTGCGGGATGATCGGACGGTGACATTCCGATTGCGGGCGCCCACCGCGAAGGAGGTGCGATTGGCCGGGGTCGCAGTCCTCACCGGTATCGGAACGAATCAGCCGGTGCCGTTCACGAAGGGCGATGACGGCATCTGGACGTTAACCATCGGTCCACTGCGACCTGACATGTATGCGTATCATCTAAGTGTCGACGGCGTGCAGATGGCAGATCCGAACAACACATACGCTGCGTTCACTGCGATGCCCCCGTACAGCCAGTTGATTGTGCACGGGAGCGGGCCTGCCTACTACGATGCACGCAACGTTCCGCATGGGAACGTGACGCGCCATGTTTATCGTTCCGAAGTCACCCGGGGCGAACGGGAACTTTATGTTTACACGCCGCCCGGTTATGACCGCACCAATACGTATCCAGTGCTCTACCTGGTCGGCGGAAGCGGGGAGTTGCCGTCAAATTGGATTTACGATGGACGCGTGAATTTCATCATGGACAATTTGCTCGCGGAGAAGAAGGCGCTCCCCATGGTGATCGTCATTCCGAACAATCAGGTGGTTCATCGGAATCATCGGCAACACGCAGAACTGACCTTTAAGACGTTTGAGGCGGAACTCCGGCAGCACGTCATTCCGCTCGCGGAACGGGAGTATTCGATCCGTCGCGATCCAAAAGGCAGGGCGCTTTCGGGCCTCTCCATGGGTGGCCGTCATGCCATGTTTGTGGGATTCAACTCGCTCGATCTGTTTGCCTCGTTCGGTGTCCTCAGCGCTGGTGATATGGAAGCCGAGAAATCGCTCGCCACGTTCCTCAACGACGCGGACGCAAACCGCAAGATCGATTACCTGTTCGTGGGCGAGGGTTCACTGGAAGCGGAAGGCCGATTCGGCGCGCGCGTGGCTGCGCTGGTGAAGGCGCTGAAGTCGCACGGGATCGAGCATGAGTATTATGCCGGCGGACACGGAGGGCACGACTGGGCAACGTGGCGGCACTTGTTGTATCACCGATTTCTCCCCAACCTGTGGCGCACCGAATGA
- a CDS encoding PEP-CTERM sorting domain-containing protein, which translates to MNPSNRGLFSQLRNRRGLAISAVVALGATCSTFGVDVTVSGISQERNQDILNFLQQNFQDVNITFGDYSNPANIPAGTDLFVVGRIVSSSAYGNAANAAIFNGLSIPVVSLTSYVTRPDGDRWNWHSGGVANGGNVSGSETTITLAGQNAFGASGTADWWTVTDAGSGFNAAGTGTVGTGDILATMGGNILAAGWDAGDTSAGGVVFSSSRLLFNLPDSDPNAGNGVVPDTAAGRQAFIDAFETYTPLVAIPEPSAMALFGIGAATVAFMVRRRRS; encoded by the coding sequence ATGAACCCTTCGAATCGCGGTCTGTTCTCACAGCTCAGAAATCGGCGCGGTCTGGCGATTTCCGCTGTCGTCGCCCTTGGGGCAACGTGTTCCACCTTTGGCGTGGACGTCACGGTATCCGGAATCAGCCAGGAGCGTAATCAGGACATCCTCAATTTCCTCCAGCAGAACTTTCAGGATGTGAACATTACCTTCGGAGACTACAGCAATCCCGCCAACATTCCCGCCGGCACCGACTTGTTTGTCGTCGGACGAATCGTGTCCAGCAGTGCTTATGGCAATGCCGCGAATGCCGCGATTTTTAATGGTCTCAGTATTCCAGTTGTCTCGCTCACGAGTTATGTGACTCGTCCCGATGGTGACCGCTGGAATTGGCACTCGGGTGGTGTGGCAAACGGCGGGAATGTGAGTGGCAGCGAAACCACGATCACCCTCGCGGGCCAAAACGCTTTCGGAGCGTCGGGCACGGCTGATTGGTGGACGGTCACCGATGCCGGCTCGGGCTTTAACGCTGCTGGCACGGGGACCGTTGGAACGGGCGACATCCTAGCGACGATGGGTGGGAACATTCTCGCCGCGGGCTGGGATGCCGGAGACACGTCCGCGGGCGGTGTCGTCTTCTCTTCCAGCCGCCTGTTGTTCAACCTTCCGGATTCCGATCCCAACGCCGGCAACGGAGTGGTCCCTGACACCGCGGCCGGCCGGCAGGCGTTCATCGATGCGTTTGAGACCTACACGCCGCTCGTTGCCATTCCGGAGCCATCTGCAATGGCGCTGTTTGGCATCGGAGCCGCAACCGTGGCCTTCATGGTCCGCCGTCGCCGCAGCTAG
- a CDS encoding MFS transporter, producing the protein MTTSSTTPQHDGLKVREYVGYALGDTASNFFFQTFNIFLIYYFVDVWGIPAGAIATMMLLTRLWDAINDPMMGLIADRTQSRWGKFRPYLLWGAIPYGVCGYLLFAGPELDANGKLIYAYVTYTLMLMAYTVINVPYSSLLGVISPSSRTRGVASSFRFVGAFAGGFLVSLLCRPLVKHLGGGNDVLGFQYTIAIFAVASVLMFWICFAMTRERVSPPPHQKSNVRAELGELLRNRAWLMLLIATIFSTTFIALRQGSTIFYFKYVAGDDGSPILFGTLDRSTVFLATGMLGQILGTMTLGFVVRRVDKKKLAAVLSWITGISFATFFALPPDNYWLLVAVNAIGTFCMGPTSALTWAMYGDVADYGEWKFHRRSTALVYSASLFSIMTGIMIGGFLVPVFLGQFGFMSNMEQTATALLGITLAFSVMPGLFAALKGVALWIYPLDQGRVDEIERDLAARRGAAAA; encoded by the coding sequence GTGACTACATCGTCCACCACGCCGCAGCACGACGGGCTTAAAGTTCGCGAGTACGTCGGTTACGCGCTGGGCGACACCGCGTCGAATTTCTTTTTCCAGACGTTCAACATTTTTCTCATCTACTACTTCGTGGATGTGTGGGGAATTCCCGCAGGCGCGATTGCCACCATGATGCTCCTCACGCGGTTGTGGGACGCAATCAATGATCCCATGATGGGCCTCATTGCCGACCGCACCCAAAGCCGCTGGGGCAAGTTCCGTCCTTACCTGCTTTGGGGTGCCATTCCCTACGGAGTGTGCGGCTATCTGTTGTTTGCAGGACCTGAGCTCGATGCAAACGGCAAGCTCATCTACGCGTATGTCACCTACACCCTGATGCTCATGGCCTACACGGTGATCAATGTGCCGTATTCATCGCTGCTGGGCGTCATCAGTCCGTCATCGCGCACCCGCGGAGTGGCTTCGAGCTTTCGTTTCGTCGGCGCGTTTGCCGGAGGTTTCCTCGTGTCGCTGCTCTGCCGGCCGCTGGTGAAGCATCTGGGTGGGGGCAACGACGTGCTGGGTTTTCAATATACGATTGCGATCTTTGCCGTCGCTTCGGTGCTGATGTTCTGGATTTGTTTTGCCATGACGCGCGAGCGTGTGAGCCCGCCGCCGCACCAAAAATCTAACGTCCGTGCCGAACTCGGCGAACTCCTGCGCAATCGTGCGTGGCTGATGCTCCTGATCGCCACGATCTTTTCGACTACCTTTATTGCGCTTCGGCAAGGCAGCACGATTTTCTATTTCAAGTATGTCGCGGGCGACGACGGCTCGCCGATCCTGTTTGGAACGCTCGATCGCAGCACGGTGTTCCTCGCCACCGGGATGTTGGGCCAGATTCTCGGCACCATGACGCTTGGTTTTGTTGTGAGGCGCGTGGACAAGAAGAAGCTGGCCGCGGTGTTGAGTTGGATCACGGGCATCAGCTTTGCGACGTTCTTTGCTTTGCCGCCGGACAACTACTGGCTGCTCGTTGCTGTAAACGCAATTGGCACGTTCTGCATGGGTCCGACCTCCGCGCTCACTTGGGCGATGTATGGCGATGTCGCGGATTATGGCGAATGGAAATTCCACCGCCGCTCGACAGCCCTTGTTTATTCGGCATCCTTGTTTTCAATCATGACGGGCATCATGATCGGCGGCTTCCTCGTGCCGGTGTTCCTCGGGCAATTCGGGTTCATGAGCAACATGGAGCAAACTGCAACGGCCCTGCTTGGGATCACGCTCGCGTTCTCAGTGATGCCCGGATTGTTCGCGGCGCTGAAGGGTGTGGCTCTTTGGATTTACCCGCTCGACCAGGGGCGAGTGGATGAAATCGAACGTGACCTGGCCGCCAGGAGGGGGGCAGCTGCCGCTTGA
- a CDS encoding glycoside hydrolase family 97 catalytic domain-containing protein, which translates to MLIDAFWDQKIGREKMADLVREARAQKVDVLLWYNSNGSWNDAPQTPLHGMDTAPARHREMAWMKSIGVKGIKVDFFGGDKQVTMKLYEDILTDANVHGLHVNFHGATLPRGWERMYPNHMTSEAVTASENLVFSQGFADREAFNSTVFPFVRNPVSAMDYGPLVLNKRFSRDQRRGTERKTTDAFQLATAVLYQSPVQHFGLAPNNLEEQPAHVIDFLKRVPVVWDETRFVDGYPGRFAVLARRSGEQWYVAATHAGRERRELTISLPWLEGKTLSLIHDQSDRSAGIKQVTVHRDGVVPLVLEPGGGAVLFQ; encoded by the coding sequence ATGTTGATCGACGCGTTTTGGGACCAGAAGATCGGGCGCGAAAAAATGGCGGATCTGGTCCGGGAAGCCCGTGCGCAAAAAGTCGACGTGCTGCTCTGGTACAATTCCAATGGCTCGTGGAACGACGCCCCGCAAACGCCATTGCACGGCATGGACACCGCGCCCGCGCGCCATCGCGAAATGGCCTGGATGAAATCGATCGGCGTCAAGGGGATCAAGGTGGATTTCTTCGGAGGAGACAAACAGGTGACGATGAAGCTCTACGAGGACATTTTGACCGACGCCAACGTGCATGGGTTGCACGTAAATTTCCACGGCGCGACGCTGCCTCGCGGGTGGGAAAGGATGTATCCCAATCACATGACGAGCGAAGCCGTGACGGCTTCCGAGAACCTCGTCTTCAGCCAGGGCTTCGCGGATCGGGAAGCGTTCAACAGCACTGTGTTTCCGTTCGTTCGCAATCCTGTGAGTGCGATGGATTACGGCCCCCTCGTGCTGAACAAGCGATTCTCGCGGGACCAGCGCCGCGGCACGGAACGCAAGACGACGGACGCGTTCCAGCTTGCGACGGCCGTGCTGTATCAGTCGCCAGTGCAGCACTTTGGCCTGGCGCCAAACAACCTTGAGGAACAGCCTGCGCACGTGATCGATTTCTTGAAGCGCGTGCCGGTTGTCTGGGACGAGACGCGCTTCGTGGACGGGTACCCCGGCCGCTTCGCCGTTCTTGCGCGGCGGTCAGGGGAGCAATGGTATGTGGCCGCCACACACGCCGGGCGGGAGCGACGGGAGTTGACGATCTCGTTGCCGTGGCTGGAGGGAAAGACACTTTCCTTGATTCACGATCAATCGGATCGATCGGCGGGGATCAAGCAGGTGACCGTTCATCGTGACGGCGTCGTGCCGCTTGTGCTGGAGCCGGGCGGCGGCGCGGTTTTGTTCCAATGA
- a CDS encoding alpha/beta hydrolase-fold protein has protein sequence MNPKLYLLALASLVMAAHPCAAQTNAPADDWKPATSNQRGKNYPQVNSEGRVRARVIAPQAHSVALDIGGVKYPLAKGEDGAWIGDSNPQDEGFHYYQLVIDGAQVPDPNSLYYYGASRWGSGVEVPAQDQEIYALKNIPHGQLREVLFYSASAKTNLRCFVYTPPDYDKDTTKRYPVLYLQHGGGEDETSWGRQGCAGLIMDNMIASGKSKPFIIVMANSYVPGTSFGFGGTNQPAATNSSYSRSISGPGGRSYNPAAFAQMLVEDLIPCIDANFRTRADQPNRAMAGFSMGGMQTRAIALANLDRFSHIGILSGGSIALADIPDLAAFKQKVKCVFVSYGSRENGRTSAKPNVEALNQAGTKSVYYESPNTGHEWQSLRRSLYQFAPMLFQN, from the coding sequence ATGAACCCAAAGCTATATCTCCTGGCGCTGGCCTCCCTCGTAATGGCTGCCCACCCTTGCGCCGCGCAGACAAATGCGCCAGCCGACGATTGGAAGCCCGCGACATCCAATCAGCGGGGGAAAAATTATCCGCAGGTCAACTCTGAAGGACGCGTCCGCGCGCGAGTGATCGCGCCGCAAGCGCACAGCGTCGCGCTCGACATCGGAGGCGTGAAGTATCCGCTCGCGAAGGGCGAAGATGGCGCGTGGATCGGCGATTCCAATCCGCAGGACGAAGGGTTTCATTACTACCAGCTGGTGATCGATGGCGCACAGGTGCCCGATCCGAACAGCCTTTACTATTATGGCGCAAGCCGCTGGGGCAGCGGTGTTGAAGTGCCTGCGCAGGACCAGGAAATCTATGCGTTGAAGAACATTCCGCATGGCCAGCTTCGGGAAGTTCTGTTTTATTCCGCCAGCGCGAAGACCAACCTGCGCTGCTTCGTTTACACACCGCCTGATTACGACAAAGACACCACAAAGCGCTATCCAGTCCTGTATTTGCAGCATGGCGGTGGCGAAGATGAAACGAGCTGGGGACGCCAGGGTTGTGCGGGACTTATCATGGACAACATGATCGCATCGGGGAAGTCGAAGCCGTTTATTATTGTAATGGCGAACAGCTACGTTCCGGGAACGAGCTTTGGTTTTGGGGGCACCAATCAACCCGCTGCAACCAACAGCTCGTACTCCCGCTCCATCTCTGGCCCCGGCGGACGCAGCTATAATCCCGCCGCCTTTGCGCAAATGCTCGTTGAAGACTTGATCCCCTGCATTGATGCGAACTTCCGCACGCGGGCCGATCAGCCGAATCGCGCGATGGCAGGCTTTTCAATGGGCGGCATGCAGACCCGCGCGATCGCGCTGGCGAATCTCGACCGCTTTTCGCACATCGGAATCCTGAGCGGCGGGAGCATTGCGCTTGCGGACATCCCCGACCTCGCGGCGTTCAAGCAGAAGGTAAAGTGCGTTTTCGTCAGCTACGGCAGTCGCGAAAACGGGAGAACGTCGGCCAAACCAAACGTCGAAGCACTAAACCAGGCGGGAACCAAAAGCGTTTACTACGAATCGCCAAACACGGGTCACGAGTGGCAGAGCCTGCGCCGGAGTTTGTATCAATTCGCACCGATGCTGTTTCAGAATTAA
- a CDS encoding alpha/beta hydrolase-fold protein codes for MKTAILITFLVTGLTAFGQTNDVILEDFKPSVLNQPGQLYPQVNSQRYARFRVVAPGAQSVRASLGLGGRGGTTLTKAEDGVWVGTTAGPLDEGFHYYRLTVDGGSFNDPGALNFYGSTRWESGIEIPAHDQDFYALKDVPHGRIQMVLFPSKITNSVIARPAYVYTPPDYDKDPSKRYPVLYLQHGWGENEYAWWNQGRANLIMDNLIAEGKCKPFIIVMTYGLTNEGPGPGARRGARPDAAGTNAAPGGTNAPVAGGPGRTAGANPFAAAAAVFESVLVGELIPYIDASFRTLTDQPNRAMAGLSMGGMQTKMITLKNLDKFSHIGLFSGGVITPADVQAAPEFKDKVKVVFASCGSRENPQNIRSNHEALKAAGIKNTAYVSPETAHEFLTWRRSLREFAPLLFAN; via the coding sequence ATGAAAACGGCAATCCTAATTACATTCCTCGTGACCGGCCTGACAGCTTTTGGCCAAACCAATGACGTTATCCTGGAGGACTTCAAGCCGTCGGTGTTGAACCAGCCAGGGCAACTTTACCCGCAGGTCAATTCCCAGCGCTATGCGCGGTTTCGCGTCGTGGCACCCGGCGCCCAAAGCGTCCGGGCGAGCCTTGGACTCGGCGGACGCGGCGGCACGACGCTCACGAAGGCGGAGGACGGTGTCTGGGTGGGGACGACTGCCGGGCCGTTGGACGAAGGGTTTCATTATTACCGCCTCACCGTTGACGGCGGTTCATTCAATGATCCTGGCGCGTTGAATTTTTACGGTTCCACGCGGTGGGAAAGCGGCATTGAAATCCCAGCGCATGACCAGGATTTTTACGCGCTTAAGGATGTGCCTCATGGCCGGATTCAAATGGTGCTCTTCCCGTCGAAGATCACCAATTCGGTGATCGCCCGGCCCGCCTACGTTTACACCCCGCCCGATTACGACAAGGACCCAAGCAAGCGCTACCCCGTCCTCTACTTGCAGCATGGCTGGGGCGAAAACGAATACGCATGGTGGAATCAAGGCCGCGCGAATCTGATCATGGATAACCTGATCGCAGAGGGTAAGTGCAAGCCGTTCATCATCGTAATGACCTACGGCTTGACCAACGAAGGACCGGGCCCCGGTGCTCGACGCGGAGCAAGGCCGGACGCCGCGGGTACGAACGCCGCGCCTGGCGGCACCAACGCGCCTGTTGCTGGAGGTCCAGGCAGGACCGCGGGGGCGAATCCGTTTGCGGCCGCAGCGGCGGTTTTCGAGAGTGTCCTTGTCGGCGAGTTGATCCCTTACATCGATGCCAGCTTCCGTACGCTCACCGATCAACCGAATCGCGCAATGGCGGGCCTTTCCATGGGCGGAATGCAAACGAAGATGATCACCCTGAAGAACCTGGACAAGTTTTCGCACATCGGCCTGTTCAGCGGCGGCGTCATCACTCCGGCAGACGTGCAAGCCGCGCCGGAATTCAAAGACAAAGTGAAGGTGGTGTTTGCGAGCTGCGGCAGCCGCGAGAATCCGCAGAACATCCGCTCGAATCACGAGGCTCTCAAGGCAGCCGGCATTAAAAATACCGCATACGTGTCGCCCGAAACGGCGCACGAGTTCCTGACCTGGCGGCGCAGCTTGCGTGAATTCGCGCCGTTGCTGTTTGCGAATTAG
- a CDS encoding alpha-L-arabinofuranosidase C-terminal domain-containing protein, with the protein MRTLILLLVFLTLPCRILAADVTGTWKSEFDSQIGHQKYTFTLKQEGAALTGKASSEVDDRKREAELRDGKVDGGNVSFVEPLSIQENEIRIVYTGKLSADGNEIKFTREVGDFGKTEIVAKREAAGGAAATAPKAIRIKAGAISPVTDADGNVWLADQGFQGGEITERPDVPIAGSKSPALYRSEHYSMESFSWPVPNGKYVVKLHFAETFEGINGPGERIFSFNVQGKEFKNFDVMAVAGAHSKAYVETVPVEVTDGKITITFTPQVENPQICAIEIIPQDGQVIPAATSSSTAAQPATQTASTSAPTPAATSTATSTSTGPIVLNIDASKVTGKVSPMLYGLMTEEINFAYEGGLYAELIRNRSFKADAIVPRVSPTNYVAGEYLPVTFAANTKPRFWTEVGGASMVLDTNTPLNEFLNVSLKLDASTASPTSPAGVANGGFWGIPVKPSTTYRVTFFARAVDGFKGPVTVSLASADGQTTFASAKVSGLTGKWKKFETTLKTRRVAESKDNVFKLTTSTPGTLWLQNVSLFPPTYKNRENGFRPDLMQLMADMKPKFLRFPGGNYLEGNAFNQRFIWKETIGPVERRPGHPSPWGYWSTDGMGLLEFAEWCEDIDVEPILGVFAGYCLGRGGVIPTGPALEPYVQEALEEIEYLIGDSKSTRWGAQRAKDGHPKPFKLTYVEVGNEDFFDRSGSYDGRFAQFYDAIKKKYPHLQVISSVGYEQPRNLWVKSRTPDLVDEHFYRNMEEMMAQSFRYDTYSRTNPTKIFVGEWATRVGSPTPNMAGALGDGAWMTCMERNSDIVLLSCYAPLFVNVSQLTGNGRSMQWSSDLIGYDALNSYGSPAYHVQKMFSTLHGNEILAADSENIPMRTWERRGRGGASGTSEQLREVFFNATRAAKSKVIYLKIVNTAGAPRQINVQIKGTKTISSKGEAVVLSASKIDDTNSITEPDKIVPRTETFDGLSANFSREFPAYSVTVLKLKSR; encoded by the coding sequence ATGAGAACCCTGATACTGTTGCTCGTCTTTCTCACACTCCCCTGCAGGATCCTGGCAGCGGACGTGACGGGTACCTGGAAATCTGAATTCGATTCTCAGATCGGGCATCAGAAATACACGTTCACGCTCAAGCAGGAGGGCGCCGCGCTGACGGGCAAAGCCAGCTCCGAAGTCGATGACCGCAAGCGCGAAGCGGAACTCAGGGACGGCAAGGTCGATGGCGGCAATGTCTCCTTCGTGGAGCCGCTTTCGATCCAGGAAAACGAGATTCGCATTGTCTACACAGGGAAACTTTCGGCCGACGGGAATGAAATCAAGTTCACGCGTGAAGTGGGAGATTTCGGCAAGACCGAGATTGTTGCAAAGCGAGAGGCTGCTGGCGGCGCTGCAGCTACCGCTCCGAAGGCGATCCGCATCAAGGCGGGTGCCATCTCACCGGTCACGGATGCGGATGGAAATGTTTGGCTTGCTGATCAGGGTTTCCAAGGGGGCGAGATCACGGAGCGCCCGGACGTTCCCATCGCTGGCTCAAAGAGCCCGGCGCTCTATCGCTCGGAACATTACAGCATGGAATCCTTCTCGTGGCCTGTGCCAAACGGGAAGTATGTTGTGAAGCTTCATTTCGCCGAAACCTTCGAAGGAATCAACGGCCCGGGTGAACGCATCTTCTCCTTCAACGTCCAGGGGAAAGAGTTCAAGAATTTTGACGTCATGGCCGTGGCTGGCGCCCATTCCAAGGCTTACGTCGAGACCGTGCCGGTCGAAGTCACTGACGGCAAAATTACGATTACATTTACGCCGCAGGTTGAAAACCCCCAGATCTGCGCGATCGAGATCATCCCGCAGGATGGCCAGGTGATCCCTGCGGCGACTTCCTCCTCCACCGCAGCGCAACCGGCGACGCAAACGGCCTCGACCTCGGCTCCGACGCCAGCTGCCACATCGACTGCAACCTCCACGTCCACAGGCCCAATCGTTCTGAATATCGATGCCAGCAAGGTCACAGGCAAGGTCAGCCCGATGCTTTACGGCTTGATGACTGAAGAAATTAATTTTGCGTACGAAGGGGGGCTTTACGCGGAGCTGATTCGAAATCGCTCGTTCAAGGCCGATGCCATCGTGCCGCGTGTGAGTCCAACCAATTACGTTGCGGGAGAGTATCTTCCAGTCACGTTTGCGGCCAATACAAAGCCGAGATTCTGGACCGAGGTTGGCGGTGCCTCGATGGTGCTGGATACGAACACACCGTTGAACGAATTCTTGAACGTCAGCCTCAAGCTCGACGCTTCGACGGCATCGCCAACTTCTCCCGCAGGTGTGGCGAACGGCGGCTTCTGGGGGATTCCTGTGAAGCCCAGCACCACATATCGCGTGACGTTCTTTGCCAGGGCAGTTGATGGCTTCAAAGGGCCAGTAACGGTGAGCCTCGCCAGTGCGGATGGCCAGACGACGTTCGCGAGTGCGAAAGTCTCGGGGTTGACCGGCAAGTGGAAGAAGTTCGAAACAACGCTCAAGACCAGGCGCGTCGCGGAGTCGAAAGACAATGTCTTCAAGCTCACAACGAGCACGCCGGGAACGTTGTGGCTGCAAAACGTCTCGCTCTTCCCGCCCACCTACAAGAATCGCGAGAACGGATTTCGTCCTGATCTCATGCAGTTGATGGCCGACATGAAGCCGAAGTTCCTGCGTTTTCCCGGCGGGAATTATCTTGAAGGCAATGCCTTCAATCAACGGTTCATCTGGAAGGAAACCATCGGGCCGGTGGAGCGGCGCCCGGGTCATCCGAGTCCCTGGGGATATTGGTCGACCGACGGGATGGGATTGCTCGAGTTTGCGGAATGGTGCGAAGACATCGATGTGGAGCCGATCCTTGGCGTGTTTGCGGGGTATTGCCTTGGCCGTGGCGGGGTCATCCCGACTGGTCCTGCGCTCGAACCTTATGTGCAGGAGGCGCTCGAGGAAATTGAGTATCTCATCGGCGACTCCAAAAGCACCAGGTGGGGCGCGCAGCGCGCGAAGGACGGCCATCCCAAGCCGTTCAAGCTTACTTACGTTGAGGTGGGCAATGAGGATTTCTTTGATCGCAGCGGCAGCTACGACGGCCGCTTTGCGCAGTTTTACGACGCCATCAAAAAGAAATATCCACACCTGCAGGTGATTTCTTCCGTCGGCTATGAGCAACCAAGGAACCTGTGGGTCAAGAGCCGCACGCCAGACTTGGTGGACGAACACTTTTACCGCAACATGGAAGAAATGATGGCCCAGTCGTTCCGCTACGACACGTATTCGCGAACGAATCCGACGAAGATCTTCGTCGGGGAATGGGCGACGCGGGTGGGTTCACCAACCCCGAACATGGCTGGCGCGCTGGGCGATGGCGCATGGATGACCTGCATGGAGCGCAATTCCGACATCGTTCTGCTCTCGTGTTACGCGCCACTGTTCGTGAATGTGAGCCAGTTGACGGGGAACGGACGTTCGATGCAGTGGAGCTCCGACCTGATCGGTTACGATGCGTTGAACAGCTATGGTTCGCCTGCGTATCACGTTCAAAAGATGTTCAGCACGCTGCATGGAAACGAGATTCTCGCGGCCGATTCGGAGAACATCCCCATGCGCACTTGGGAACGGCGGGGTCGCGGCGGTGCGTCCGGGACGTCGGAGCAGTTGCGGGAAGTCTTCTTCAACGCCACACGGGCTGCGAAGAGCAAAGTGATTTATCTTAAAATCGTGAACACCGCTGGAGCGCCTCGTCAGATCAACGTTCAAATCAAAGGTACGAAGACGATCAGTTCCAAGGGTGAAGCGGTGGTGCTGTCAGCCAGCAAAATCGACGACACCAACAGCATCACTGAGCCAGACAAAATCGTGCCCCGAACCGAAACGTTCGATGGGTTGAGCGCCAACTTCAGCCGCGAGTTCCCGGCGTATTCCGTTACAGTGCTGAAACTGAAGTCCAGGTAA